CCTGCGGCGCTGCCAACGGTAATAAGAAGCGGAAAAATACCGTGCCCGTCTCCGCTTCGCGTTCAAACCAGAACGCCCCGCCGTGGCGTTCCACCACATCCTGAATCGTTAGCGAGGTATCTTCACCCCCCGAACGCATCGGATCATGTTCCCAACCCGGCACGACTTTATCGGTCAACTTCGCGGCACTCGGTATCCAACACAAATCCAATTGCGCCCGACCCGTCCCCATGCTCAAGCGCAATTGCACCGTATTAATCACGCATTCCTGCCGCAAACGTTCCGCCAAATACGACAAGGCTTGCAACAATGAAAAACTTTCCACTTTAAGCCACAAGGAATCATCGACCTCAGTCGCCACCACCGCCAACCCACCCAAGGCTTCGATACGCCGAATCGCCGCTGCCACCAAATCCGCCCCCAACATGTCTTCCAGCGGCCAGCGCAAGACGGTGCTATCCAACGCCGACGATTTCAGTTCTCGCAAGCGCGTCCCCAAGCCTTCGGTTTCTTCGCGCAATACCGCCAGCAAACGCTCATGCATGTCCGGCTCAAGATCGGGGTATTCCAACACCTCCAACGCCGCCTGCATATTGCCCAGCGCGGCGCGACTGCGTTCCGTCAACGTATGTAAAATATGATCTTGGCGGGATTGCGCCTCAAATTCACGGGTAATATTATCGAGCATCAGCACAAAACCCGTCATTTGCGCCGCTTCATCAGCACTTTGCACCGAACGTACCGGAGCCATTTGCGCCCGCAATAACTGCCCCGTTTGCGTCGTGGTAATGAATTGCGCGGAAGGCGCAGATGCACCGCGTTGCAAACGGTGCTGAATATTTTCCAGCGCGTGCATTACCAATTTGCGATCAAACACGCCGTAAACCGAACGTCCCAAGCCAATCAATTCGCCGCCACCCGCCACACCGGGCGCTTGCGACAACGCCCTAAACTGCATCCGCGCCCGATTGTTATACAGCAAAATGCGCCCATCCAGATTGCACACCACCACGCTTTTGGTCAGCTCCGACATCAATGCTGCCAGACGGTTTTTTTCCTGTTCGGTATTGCGTGCCGCTTCTTGCACCCGCGCATCCATTTCATCGCGCAAGGCTTCGCGCTGTTGCACCAATTGGTTAAACAAATCCGCCAAGCGCCGGTTTTCAATACTGCCCGTCGGCACAAGCTGGCGCTTCACATCGGTTCCCAGCAATACCTGCGCCTCTTCCGCCAAGCGTGCCGGAGCCGTCATGAAATACGACACCAAGAAACGTAATGCCGAACCCACCGCAATCAACGACACTGCCCACATCAACAGCAGCAGCATAATGCGCTCGCCCAGCGTATTTTTGAGAATGGTGCGCCCCGCGTCATCCAAGGTTGACCAGATCAAACCGCCCGTTGCCCCCAACCACACCAAGCAAATCAACCCAATCAGCGCAATGCCGAGCGCAACCCGTTTATCAAAACGCCTCATGCTTGCGCCCCCAACAAGTCACGCACTTTTTGCGCCAATTCCTTAGTGGAAAACGGTTTGGTCATGTAATCATTCGCGCCCATTGCCAGCCCTTTGGCGACATCGGTATCGCGCCCTTTCGCGGTCAGCAACACAATCGGCAGCGCCTTAAACGTCTCATTGGCACGGATTTCGTGGCACACCTCAAAGCCGGTCTTTTTCGGCATCATCACATCCAGCAACACCAAATCAGGGTGTTCGCGCTCAATCAACTCACACGCCTCCTGCCCATCGTGCGCCACCACCACCCGATAGCCTTCGCGCTTCATCAGATATTCGAGCGAAATCAAAATATTCGGCTCATCGTCCGCAATCAGTACGGTTTTTGTCATGTTATGCTCCTCTCTCCATTTTTCACCTCGGCAAGAAAAAGCCGAAACACGCGCCTTTGCCTTCCTCCGACTCCAGCCACATGCGCCCACCAAAATGCTCCACGATTTGGCGGCTAATCGGCAAACCCAGCCCCGTGCCTTGCACCGAACCGGACTCATTATCCACTTGCCTAAATTTTTCAAACACCAGCGCGTGTTTATCCGGGGCAATGCCCACCCCATTATCCGCCACCGTCACCGTGACACCCGCAGGTGCATCTAGCAAACGCACCACAATTTCACCCTGCGACACCGGCACAAATTTCAGCGCATTCGACAACAAATTCAGCACCACCTGCACCAAACGATCCGCATCCGCCCGCAACAGCGCA
The DNA window shown above is from Candidatus Thiothrix sulfatifontis and carries:
- a CDS encoding 3'-5' exoribonuclease — its product is MRRFDKRVALGIALIGLICLVWLGATGGLIWSTLDDAGRTILKNTLGERIMLLLLMWAVSLIAVGSALRFLVSYFMTAPARLAEEAQVLLGTDVKRQLVPTGSIENRRLADLFNQLVQQREALRDEMDARVQEAARNTEQEKNRLAALMSELTKSVVVCNLDGRILLYNNRARMQFRALSQAPGVAGGGELIGLGRSVYGVFDRKLVMHALENIQHRLQRGASAPSAQFITTTQTGQLLRAQMAPVRSVQSADEAAQMTGFVLMLDNITREFEAQSRQDHILHTLTERSRAALGNMQAALEVLEYPDLEPDMHERLLAVLREETEGLGTRLRELKSSALDSTVLRWPLEDMLGADLVAAAIRRIEALGGLAVVATEVDDSLWLKVESFSLLQALSYLAERLRQECVINTVQLRLSMGTGRAQLDLCWIPSAAKLTDKVVPGWEHDPMRSGGEDTSLTIQDVVERHGGAFWFEREAETGTVFFRFLLPLAAPQEQLETSSVVRNESRPEYYDFDLFQASAQSRSLEDSKLSELSFTVFDTETTGLDPANGDEIIQIAAVRIVNGKLLRHENFDQLVDPKRNIPAITIPIHGITPEMVRGQPTIDKVLPAFHQFAQDTVLVAHNAAFDMRCLQVKEKVTGMVFDHPVMDTLLLSAVVHPNQESHRLEAITERFNINILGRHTALGDAMATAEVFMRLIPLLAERGIHTLGQAREAAQKTYYARLKY
- a CDS encoding response regulator: MTKTVLIADDEPNILISLEYLMKREGYRVVVAHDGQEACELIEREHPDLVLLDVMMPKKTGFEVCHEIRANETFKALPIVLLTAKGRDTDVAKGLAMGANDYMTKPFSTKELAQKVRDLLGAQA